Proteins encoded in a region of the Triticum urartu cultivar G1812 unplaced genomic scaffold, Tu2.1 TuUngrouped_contig_6243, whole genome shotgun sequence genome:
- the LOC125530333 gene encoding uncharacterized protein LOC125530333: protein MADSNAHPPPAGDQRVQRLATRASIALAAAATLFLLYLVRHASTPCFPASHTIPLSLFPRNSCDAASRRVLPPDRRLAKLRSSSRWRRRSTALASSVFPPLHGLRLLANSSRVLCLAAGAGNAVDALHAAGVSEVTGIDLVDFPPLVRRADPHRLPFSDGAFDLIFSDDPAGISGALFPARVAAEAERAVRHGGAIALAVDRQQDPAAVPALFRRSRVVDTRAVTLDGSQVRLLIFQSNGTTLNPR, encoded by the coding sequence ATGGCCGATTCTAACGCGCACCCGCCGCCGGCGGGGGATCAGCGGGTCCAGCGGCTGGCTACCCGCGCTTCCATCGCACTCGCCGCTGCGGCTACACTCTTCCTCCTGTACCTCGTCCGGCACGCCTCCACCCCCTGCTTCCCCGCGTCCCACACcatccccctctctctcttcccccgcAACTCCTGCGACGCCGCCTCCCGCCGCGTCCTCCCCCCGGACCGTCGGCTCGCAAAGCTCCGCTCATCCTCTCGCTGGCGCCGCCGCTCCACTGCGCTAGCTTCCTCTGTATTCCCCCCGCTACACGGCCTCCGCCTCCTGGCCAACTCCTCCCGCGTCCTCTGCCTCGCCGCCGGAGCCGGCAACGCCGTCGACGCGCTCCACGCAGCGGGAGTAAGCGAAGTGACCGGGATCGACCTCGTGGACTTCCCGCCGCTCGTCCGTCGCGCAGACCCCCATCGCCTCCCCTTCTCCGACGGTGCCTTCGATCTCATCTTCTCTGACGACCCGGCGGGGATCTCCGGTGCGCTCTTCCCGGCTCGCGTCGCCGCGGAGGCCGAGCGCGCTGTCCGCCACGGAGGCGCCATCGCCCTCGCCGTCGACCGGCAGCAGGACCCCGCCGCCGTCCCCGCGCTCTTCAGGAGGTCGCGCGTCGTGGATACCAGGGCTGTCACCTTGGATGGCTCCCAGGTCAGGTTGCTAATTTTTCAGAGTAATGGCACCACCCTGAACCCGCGATGA